The sequence CCATGTTCTGTCGGTTGCCGTAGCCCCTAGGGTGGGTGTCCTTCCAGTCATCCCACTCTCGAGCTCTTTGGAGTGTTTGTtcatcatcctcttcctccttttcttgatCTTCCTGTTGCTGAGTGGCTTTTCTGAATTCTTCTGGTGTTGCCTTGGCTATTCCCTGATCTGGTAACACTCCATGTTTCTGATGTTGATCATACCAGTCACTCACTGTCATGGAAGCCAGACTTGGATAGCCAGCGCCAAATACTTTGGCTTGCGCCATGTTCCGAGTGAGAATGAAGGGTTTCATTGGAGGCCTCTTCTGGTGACATGAGTTAGAAGTGGATGCCTCTCTTGAAGAGTCTTTCTCTCCCAGGATCTTTATTTCCTGATCAATGCTCTCAATCTCTTCTAAGCTGATATCAATCCACCTCTGAAGGTGAAGAAGATAATATTCACGAACACGCTCATTATCTGCTTGACCACTTTCCACAGCAGATTTCATTGTAGACAACTTATGCTCCAACACCTTCTTCTGCTTGTATCGCTCTATTTTAGCCTGTCTTTGAGATGCCATAGCAACGAGGCTAGGATAAGCCGTGGAGGTAATAGCACCGTGATTTTCAGCTGAGTTGGTCTTGGTTTGGGGCAGCTCAAACTCGGCCACACGATAGTAATGGCACTGAGTTAAGTATTTTATAAAGTGTTCGCGAGCCTGCTGCAAATGATCTAGACGCTTACGGGGGTTGACTTGTTTCATGGTGAGGGCTCCTTGAAACGCTGGCACCATCAGGTACTTCAGGTCGGTGGAAGTAATCTCCTCCAAATCTTCATTTCGGCTGAACAAGTCAAGCTGCGATAACATTTTGGCAACCTTGTCAAGGAGGTCGAGGCCCTTGAACACCTTTTCCTGGACTATTCGGGAACCGGTGGGTTCAGTCGCTCCTTCGACTTCGTCCAGAAGCTGTTTGCTGGAATCGAACAGCTCGGGGAGCCGCGGCGGCGGCAGGAACTCGTCTTCAGCAGCTGCCATCTTGGGAAGGCTGATGCGAAATGttgattcctttcctttctggaCACACGTAAAGATTCTGGCGTAGATTTCTAACAACCAGTCTGAATCGGGCGCTGCACGGCAGGGCAGTCAGGGAGGCGGTGGCGTTGGGGGCGGCATAGGGGAAGGCAACGGAGTCGGTTGTGCCGGGTCTGAATCGCTGCTCCACTCCGGGTCTTCGTCAAACTTTGTCTCTCTGTTTCCGTTTCCTAAAattgtaaagtgggaataatactGCCTTCCTGGCTCACAAGATTTCTGTGAGGACTGAATAAGAGAATGCATGTAAAAATGCAGCTACCCCCAACCCAGGCTATTCTGCCCCTCGACTGCTGCCCCCTGTACTTTGGGACCCCCAAAGTGACTTTGCCAAGATTCAAGTATCTGCAGTTCCTGCCACACAGGGAAGTAGCATCAGGCCCGGATTTGGTAACAAACCGAGTGTTCCTGTATGTCTATATCTGTGTATGTATGATGtaaaaagtactgggattacaggcgtgagccaccacgcctggcctaaaactcagttttcaaaaattactgagtggccaggcgcggtggctcactcctgtaatcccccactttgggaggccgaggtgggcggactaggaggtcaggagaccgagaccatcctggctaacacggtgaaaccccatctctactagaaatacaaaaaattagctgggcgtggtggcgggtgcctgtaatcccagctactcaggaggctgaggcaggagaattgcttgtacatAATACATATTATGTGTGTACAGATATATAGCACacatatctcacacacacacacacacacacacacacacacacacacagaatcaaaCCAACTACATGACCAAATTATGACTAAATCAAAGACCCCAAATAAGTTGAGATGGAGAAACACAGCCCCTCAGTACAGAATGTTATTTGGAGAGTTCCCTTACGTGTGGGGAAGGGCAGCAACAGGCACAACTATTAATCTCAGATCATGGCTGTTCCTGCCAACTCAGGTGTGCTGTCCTAAGACATGCCCCTCAGTTTGTGAGTCTCACCTCATCTCTGAATTTCCAACCATCACTTTGCCTCATGGGAGTCAAGGAAGGAAGGGTTGATGCTCAGAAATATGAGAGTGACATATatactcaataatttttaaaagctgagttTTGTTACATAAGTTCACAAAGCAGTTGTGACTGTTAAAATGTCATTAAtgtgaccgggcgcggtggctcacgcttgtaatcccagcactttggaaggctgagacgggtggatcacaaggtcaggagatcgagaccatggtgaaaccccgtctctactaaaagcacaaaaaaattagccgggcgtggtggtgggcacctgtagtcccagccactcggagaggctgaggcaggagaacggtgtgaacccgggaggcagaggttgcagtgagccgagatggcaccactgcactccagcctgggtgacagagtgagactccgtctcaaaaaaaaaaaaaaagaaaagtcattaatgttggccaggcatggtggctcacacctgtaatcccagcacttttggaagccaaggcagatggatcacctgaggtcgggagttcaagaccatcctgactaacatggagaaaccctgtctctactaaaaatacaaaattagccggttgtggcggtgcatgcctgtaatcccagctacttgggaggctgaggcaggagaattgcttgaacgtgggaggcggaggttgcagtaagccgagatcacaccactgcactccagcctgggcaacaagagcaaaactccgtctcaaaaaaaaaaaaaaaaaagtcattaatgcCAATGTAActgaatctaaattttttttttttttaagacagagtctcactctgtcactcaggctagagtgtagtgacatgatcttggctcacggcaacctccatctcttgggttcaagcaattctcctgcctcagcttcctgagtaactgggactacagggatgcaccaccacgcctggctaattttttgtgtttttggtagagatggggtttcaccatgttggccaggctggtcttgaactcctgacctcaggtgatctgcctgccttgacctcccgaagtgctgggattacaggcatgagccaatgtgccagGCCACTAAATGTCTTACTCAACACCCTGAGTTGTGGGGAGCCAAATCCATTCACTCCTGAAACACACTGGCCCTGAAGCTGCATTTCTCAGCCACAAAGCTCTGCAATAAAAACCATACTAACTCTAtttaggccaggggcagtggctcatgcctgcaatcccatcactttgggaggccgaggtgctgatatcacctgagtttgggaaggtggaggctgtgttgtgccactgcactccagcctagtgagagtgagaccctgtcttaaccGCTCCcccagcaacaacaaaaaaacaacagcaaaaacccAACTCCACACTATTTAGTACAATTGCTGATTTAGGACAATTGCTGGATTACCTTCATCCACAAAGTGTGACCCAGCCCACCTCGGTTATACTATATAATCTCATTATTGAACTACCTTCCTAATTTTATTCCAGAAGGTTTGATTTCACATGAGGAAAGTAATACTTTGGCTTTCAATGGTATCCATGAATGCCAGGCTGACCACAGCTCTGAGGCCTCTATGATTATTTGTGCCCCCTCATGGCTCTGATATCACAGGTACTAACAGACCCTTTTTCCTATGCTGGGAGAACTCCATTTCTGATGACCACATTGTCTACTCCAGTATTTTTGCCATTCatattcttgaatttctttgctgCTAATGATGAAAAACACCTGTTCTCAAGTCATTACTTACATGTAGCACATACTTCTCATTTACTGACAGCCACTTAAATGTTCAAGGTCCAGTCCGCTGGCCTAGCCACTGGGGATACTAAGAGGAATAATGCAGAGACTGAGTCTGCCTGCAATAAATAAGATCATAGTCTGTAGGGAAAACAGACTTGCCAGACCTATAAAAAGTTCAGCAGGGCCACATTACGATTTTGAAGGGCCCATACTTTTGCCTTTGTGTGCCTGCCTCCtctgataaaatatatacatttccattaaaatatatgttaaaaatgcTATCTTATGACTGCATTGATTAAAAGatgaatatattattatatatgacattttcttccacctaaaaattcatttttttcttctgatttttaaaagaagtgccCCTAGGCAGTGTGCCTGTGGTACGTAACAGATAAGGCCACCCTGGGTTCAGTGGCACTGAGTGGATCCCAGGCAGTTTGGAAGGGCTGAAGTATAAGTTTTCCAGGTAGATGaagaagggcagggcagggaagtgCATTCCAGGAAGAGCAGGCATGTAAGTTTGTGGAAGTAATACAGCAAGGCTCTCTGGaaactttaaaataaggaaacagaTTAAGTTAGAGCACTGCTTGTCCAGTGGAATATGATGTGGGCAACATTCGACATATTCAGTTGAACATTTTTAGtagctatattattatttttattattttatatttatagagatagggtctcgctatgctgcccagtctggtcttgagctcctggtctcaagccatcctcctgcctcagcctcccaaagtactgggattacaagcatgagtcatcAGGCCCGGCCCACATGAAATTAACTTTATTATCATGTTTTGCCTGGgtgcaatgactcatgcctgaaatcccagcactttgggag comes from Homo sapiens chromosome 17, GRCh38.p14 Primary Assembly and encodes:
- the IGBP1C gene encoding immunoglobulin-binding protein 1 family member C codes for the protein MAAAEDEFLPPPRLPELFDSSKQLLDEVEGATEPTGSRIVQEKVFKGLDLLDKVAKMLSQLDLFSRNEDLEEITSTDLKYLMVPAFQGALTMKQVNPRKRLDHLQQAREHFIKYLTQCHYYRVAEFELPQTKTNSAENHGAITSTAYPSLVAMASQRQAKIERYKQKKVLEHKLSTMKSAVESGQADNERVREYYLLHLQRWIDISLEEIESIDQEIKILGEKDSSREASTSNSCHQKRPPMKPFILTRNMAQAKVFGAGYPSLASMTVSDWYDQHQKHGVLPDQGIAKATPEEFRKATQQQEDQEKEEEDDEQTLQRAREWDDWKDTHPRGYGNRQNMG